AACCCCGGCGTGCCGGAGCAGCTCGACGAGCTCGTGCTGTGGGCGACCGAGAAGAACCCCGACGAGCGTCCCTCCGACGCGCAGGAGATGCTCGAGCGGCTGCGCGAGATCGAGAGGGAGCTCGGCATCGCTCCCCTGCCCACGCGCTCCGCCCCCGCGTTCGAGACCCGCGTGCTGCCCTCCGAGGCGGGCGCTTCGGGCGCGACGAAGATCCTCCCGGGCGGCCTCGTCTCCACGGGCGAGATCACGGGCGAGGTGGGCGACACCGGGCCGGTCGAGGAGACGGACAACGCGTCGCGCCTGCGCCGCCGCGCGGAGCAGCGCAAGCGCCGCGGCGGTCTGCTGATCGCTCTTGTGCTGCTGCTCGCGGCCGCCGCGGGCGGGATCGGCTGGTGGTTCGGCTCGGGCCCCGGCTCGCAGGTGCAGGTGCCGGATGTGGCGGGCATGACCTTCGCCGAGGCCCAGCAGCTGCTGGCCGATGTCGAGCTCGTGGCCGTTGAGGACTCCGACGACGACCCGTACGTGCCTGCGGGGCAGGCGATCCGCACGGAACCGGAGATCGGGACGCCGACCGACAAGGGCGGCGATGTGCGCGTCTTCATCTCGACGGGGCCCGCGGAGGTCACCCTCGACTCCTTCGAGGGCCTCGCTCTCGCCGACGCGCAGGCTCTCCTCGACGAGAGGGTCATCACGTACGACGACGCCGAGAACCTCCTGCTGTTCTCGGACGCGCCGGCCGAGCAGGTGATCGGCCTCGACATCATCCCCGCCGGCACCGAGGAGCGCGTGGACTGCTTCGAGGGCTGCACGGTGCACGAGGGCGATGTCGCCGACTTCGTCGTCTCCCTCGGCCCGCTGCCGGCGAGCGCAGGCATGCCGATCACCGACGCCCAGTCGGCCCTCGAGGACGCGGGCCTGGCGGTCACGGTGACCAAGGAGTTCTCGGGCGACCGTCCCGCCGACACCGTTCTTCGCATCGAGCCGCGCGCCGAGGAGGGCAACTGGCGCCCGGGTGACGAGATCACCCTCGTGCAGTCGCTCGGGCCGCTGCCCGAGGTCGCGGGCATGCCGGCCGCACAGGCCGTGCAGACGCTGCGGGATGCGGGGCTCGAGCCGAGCGTCACCGAGGAGTACAGCAACTCCGTCGCCCTGGACGCCGTGATTCGCGTCGAGCCTCGTGCGGAGGCGGGCAACTGGCGCCCCGGCGACCGGATCACTGTCGTGCGATCGCTCGGCGTGCAGCTGTTCGAGGTGCCGAACGTCGTGGGTCTCACCCGCGACGAGGCGGTCGCTGCGCTTTCCGAGCACTTCGAGGTGTCGGGCGTCGTGTTCCCCTGGAACATCGCGGTCAACGACCTCACCGAGGTGAAGTCGCAGTCGGTGCCCGGCGGTGAGCGGCATCCGCAGGGCACGGCTGTAGAGATCGCGATCGACGTCCGCGACTGACGGGCGCCGCAGCGGCGAGCCGCTGTCCGCTCCGCGGGTCAGCGGAGGTGAGGGGATCCGGCGGCAGAGCAGGGGTGAGCCTGCGAACCGGGCCCCAGCTCTGCTGACGGATGCCCCACCGCAGCGGAAGCCCCTGCGCTCGCACCCGCGGCGGCAACCCCGTGGGGGCTTCCGCCGCGGGTCACGACGACGGCGTCAGCGCTTCTCGAGCTCTTCCGCGACGAGGAAGGCGAGCTCCAGCGACTGCATGTGGTTCAGACGTGGGTCGCACAGCGACTCGTACCGGGTCGCGAGCGTCGCCTCGTCGATCTGCTCGGAGCCGCCCAGGCACTCGGTCACGTCGTCGCCCGTGAGCTCGACGTGGATGCCGCCGGGGAAGGTCCCGACCGCGCGGTGCGCCTCGAAGAATCCGCGCACCTCGTCGATCACATCGTCGAAGCGGCGGGTCTTGTAGCCGGTCGGCGTCGTGATGCCGTTGCCGTGCATGGGGTCGGTGACCCACAGCGGCTTCGCACCCGAGTCCTTGACGGCCTCGAGCAGCGGCGGCAGCGCGTCGCGGATCTTCCCGGCGCCCATGCGGGTGATGAAGGTCAGACGCCCGGGCTCGCGCTCGGGGTCGAGCTTGTCGATCAGCGCGAGCGCCGTGTCGGGGCTCGTCGTCGGGCCGAGCTTCACGCCGATCGGGTTGCGGATGCGCGAGAAGTAGTCGACGTGCGCGCCGTCCAGGTCGCGCGTGCGCTCCCCGATCCACACGAAGTGCGCCGACGTGTTGTAGGGCGTGCCGGTGCGCGAGTCGATGCGGGTCAGAGGGCGCTCGTAGTCCATCAGCAGGCCCTCGTGGCCCGTGTAGAACTCGACGCGCTTCAGCTCGTCGAAGTCGGCGCCCGCCGCCTCCATAAACTTGATGGCGCGGTCGATCTCGGCCGCAAGCCGCTCGTAGCGCTGGTTCGCGGGGTTCTCGGCGAAGCCCTTGTTCCAGGAGTGCACCTCGCGCAGGTCGGCGAAACCGCCCTGCGTGAACGCCCGGATCAGGTTCAGGGTCGACGCGGACGTGTGGTACGCCTTCAGCAGGCGCTGCGGGTCGGGCGTGCGGGACACGGCCGTGAAGTCGTAGCCGTTGGCGATGTCGCCGCGGTAGGCCGGCAGCGTGACGTCGCCGCGCGTCTCCATGTCGCTCGAGCGCGGCTTGGCGAACTGTCCCGCCATGCGGCCCATCTTGATCACGGGCATCGATGCGCCGTAGGTCAGGACGACCGCCATCTGCAGCAGCGTCTTGACGCGGTTGCGGATCTTGTCGGCCGTGGCGCCCGCGAAGGTCTCGGCGCAGTCGCCGCCCTGGAGCAGGAACGCGCGGCCGGACGCCGCCTGGGCGAGTCGGTCCTTGAGGCTGTCGACCTCGCCTGCGAACACGAGCGGCGGCTGCTGGGCGAGCTCGGCCGAGACGCGCTCGACCTCGGCATAGTCGGGCCACTCCGGCTGCTGCTTGATCGGGAGAGAGCGCCAGGCGTCGAGGGCGCTCGGATCGAGGCGAGCCGTGCTGTGCATGACTTCGATGCTAGTGCCGTCCGAGAGGTGCCTCGGACCGTGTGTCAGTCCCGCGCGGGCGCGGAGGATGCATCGACGACGGGCTCGGCGACCGCGTCGTCGACCGTCGTCCGCTTCGATTTCTCCGACGACGCGTACACGTCGCGGTACCGCTGCCCGCCGAGCTGCTGCAGCGCGACCATGATCTCGTCGGTCACCGACCGCAGCACGTAGCGGTCGTTCTCCATGCCCTCGTAGCGCGTGAAGTCGAGCGGCTCGCCGATCACGATGCCGACGCGCATGATGCGCGGGATCGTCCGGCCGATCGGCATCATCGTGTCGGTGTCCACCATGACGACGGGGAGCACGGGCACCTTCGCCTCCATCGCCATGCGGGCGATGCCCGTCCGGCCGCGATACAGGATGCCGTCGGGGCTGCGGGTGCCCTCGGGATAGATCCCGAGCAGCTCCTCGCGCCCGAGCACCTGGAGGGCCGTGTTCAACGCCGCCTCGGATGCCGATCCGCCCGAGCGGTCGATCGGGATCTGCCCGGTCCCCTTCATGAACCACTTCGTGGCCCAGCCCTTCAGACCCCTGCCCGTGAAGTACTCGCTCTTGGCAAGGAAGGTCATCGGCCGCTCGATCATGAGCGGTAGGAAGATCGAGTCCGCCACGGACAGGTGGTTGCTGGCGAGGATGGCCCCGCCGACCGGAGGGATGTTCTCGGCGCCGATGATCCACGGCCGGAAGATCGCCTTCACGATCGGCCCGACCACGATGTACTTCATCAGCCAATAGAACACGGGGAGAGTCTAGAGGGACACTAGAATCGACCGAACCCGCCATTGCCCTGTCCGGTACCGAAGGAGCTGCCGTGATCGAATTCTCGACACCCGCGATCGTCCCCGCCGATCCCGAGGCGAACGTCGCCGACCTGCTCGTCGAGCGCGCGCGTGCGACCCCCGACCGTCCGATCTTCGCAGTGCCCGAGGGCGATGGATGGCGCGACGTCACCGCCGCGGAGTTCGAGCGCCAGGTGATCGCGCTCGCCAAGGGCTTCGTCGCGGCCGGCATCCAGCCCGGCGAGAAGATCGGGTTCCTCGCCAAGACGACGTACGAGTGGACGCTGGTCGACTTCGCACTCTTCTACGCCGGTGCCGTCATGGTGCCGGTCTACGAGACCAGCTCCCCCTCGCAGATCCAGTGGATTCTGTCCGACTCCGGTGCCGTGAATCTCATCGTCGAGACTGCCGCGCATCACGAGTCCTACCAGTCCGTCGCCGACGAGCTGCCGCTCATCCGCTCCGTGTGGCGCTTGGACGAGGGCTTGATCGCGAAGCTGACCGCGGACGGCCAGGCGATCGAGGATGCCGAGATCGAGCGCCGCCGCGGCCTCGCGAACGGCTCGGACATCGCGACGATCATCTACACCTCGGGGTCCACCGGACGCCCGCGAGGCTGCGTGCTGACGCACAGCAACTTTGTCGAGCTCTCGCGCAATGCGACGGAGGCGCTCAGCGAGGTCGTGCACGCCCCCGGCGCGTCGACCGTCCTGTTCATTACGACGGCGCATGTGTTCGCGCGCTTCATGTCGATCCTCTACATCCACGCGGGGGTCAAGACCGGTCACGAGCCGAACACCAAGAACCTCGTCAAGACGCTCGGCTCGTTCAAGCCGACGCTGCTGCTCGCCGTGCCGCGCGTGTTCGAGAAGGTCTACAACTCCGCCGAGCAGAAGACCGAATCGGAGGGCAAGGGCAGGATCTTCCGCGCCGCGGCCAAGACGGCGATCGAGCACTCGCGCCGCCTGCAGGACGGCGAGAAGATCGGTCTCGGCCTGAAGCTGAGGTTCGCGCTGTTCGACAAGCTGGTGTACGGGAAGCTGCGGGCGCTCATGGGCGGTCGCGTGACGCACGCCGTGTCGGGCTCCGCTCCCCTGGGCGCCCGCCTCGGGCACTTCTTCCACAGCCTCGGCATCACGATCCTCGAGGGCTACGGCCTCACCGAGACCACCGCGCCCGCCACGGTGAACCTGCCCCGCCTGAGCAAGGTCGGCACGGTCGGCCCGACGCTGCCGGGCGTCGGCATCCGCGTCGCCGACGACGGCGAGATCCAGGTCAAGGGCATCAACGTGTTCCGCGAGTACTGGCAGAACGCGGAGGCGACCGCCGCGGCCTTCGACGGCGAGTGGTTCCGGACGGGAGACCTCGGCGCCTTCGACGCCGACGGATATCTGTCGATCACGGGGCGCAAGAAGGAGATCATCGTCACGGCGGGCGGCAAGAACGTCGCCCCCGCCGCGCTCGAGGACCCGATCCGCGCCAACCCGATCGTCGGTCAGGTCGTCGTGGTCGGCGATCAGAAGCCGTTCATCTCCGCGCTCGTGACGCTCGACCCCGAGATGCTTCCCGCGTGGCTCGCCACGCACGGCGAGAGCCCGGATCTCACGCTCGAGCAGGCGGCGAAGAACGCGACCGTGCGCGCCGAGGTGCAGCGTGCGATCGACGAGGCGAACACGCGTGTCTCGCGTGCCGAGTCGATCCGGAAGTTCGTGATCCTCGGCACGGAGTGGACGGAGGCCACGGGCCACCTGACCCCCAAGCTGTCGATCAAGCGCGCGGAAATCAAGAAGGACTTCGCGCACGAGATCGAGGACCTCTATGCCGCCAAGGACGCAACGACCAATCTGTCCGTCGCGGGCTGACGTCTGCTCACGCAGAAGGCCCCGGAGCGATCCGGGGCCTTCTGCATTGCTCCCGGCTCCGGCCGCGGAGAGGCTCTCCCCGTTTCGGCTCGTCGCTTCGCTCCTCGCTCAACGACCGGAGAGGGCAGGTCGCCCCATGGGAGGCGTCCCCGGGTGCTAGAACCAGTCGGACTCCCGCACGGCCTTCATCGCCTTGGCGCGCTCCTCCTTGGTGAGCCGCTGCAGGTAGACGACGCCGTCGAGGTGGTCGGTCTCGTGCTGCAGCATCTGCGCCATCAGGCCCTCGCCCTCGAGCACGACCGGCTTGCCGTCGAGGTCGATGCCCTCCGCGCGCGCGTACGGATGCCGCGGCGTGTCATGCCACAGACCGGGCACGGACAGGCAACCCTCCCCCGTCGGCTGCGGCTCGCCGCGCACCTCGACGATGCGGGGGTTCAGGATGTAGCCGATCTCGTCGTCGACGTTGTAGCTGAACGCTCGCACGCCGACCCCGATCTGCGGAGCGGCGACGCCCGCGCGACCGGGCAGCGCGACCGAGTCGAGCAGATCCTGCACGAGCGCGCGCACGCCCTCGTCGATCGTCTGGATCTCGGCGGCAGGCGTGCGCAGCACCGGGTCGCCGTACAGGCGGATCTCGCGCGCGGTCATGCCGAGCGGCTCTCGCGCAGGCCGTCGACCACGCGGGCGGCGAGGTCGCGGGCCGCTTCGCGCGTCGCCGGCTGCAGGTCGCGGTAGACGATGGCGGATCCGGTCGCGAGCGCGCGGTCGTACGGCAGGTGCACGACGGAGCGCACGCGGCTGCCGAAGTGCACCTCGAGCTCGCTGAGACGCACCATCGGGGCGCCCTCCGACTGCTGGTTCAGCACCACGATCGCATCGCGCGCGAGCTGCTCGTAGCCGTTGGACTCGAGCCACGTGATCGTCTCGGACGCGAGGCGCACCTCGTCGAGGTTCAGACCCGTCACGATGATCAGCTGGTCGGCGTGCGCGAGCGTCGCGTTCATGACGGAGTGGATGATGCCCGTGCCCGTGTCGGTCAGCACGAGCGAGTAGAAGTGCTCGGCGACGTCGGCCACGCGGCGGTAATCGTCCTCGCCGAACGCCTCCGCGATCCGGGGATCCGGGTCCGACGCGAGGACGTCGAGACGCGTCTCGTCGCGCGCGACGAAGCGCGAGATGTCGTTGAAGCCCCGGATCTCTCCGGCCTTGTGGACGAGGTCCCGCACGGTCTTGTCCGTGCGCTTGCCGATCCGGTCCGCGAGCGTGCCGCGGTCGGGGTTCGCGTCGATCGCGATCACGCGGTCCTCGCGACCGTCCGCGAGCGCCATGCCCAGCAGCGTCGTGATCGTCGTCTTGCCGACACCGCCCTTGCGGCTCAGGATCGGCACGAAGCGCGTCTCGCCGGACAGCGGCGCCGCGACCCTGGCCTCGAGCGCCTTGCGCGCGCGCACCTTGCGGCTGTCGCCGAGGTTGATGCGTCCGCCGGTCAGGCCGTAGACGAACTCGCTCCAGGCGCCCTCGGGGGCGGCCTTGGCGACACGATGCGGGTTGAGCACACGGTCGGCGGTGAGCAGATCGCTGGACTCGCGCTCCGCGTTCTTGCCGAGGTCCTCGAGGCGGCGCGCGCTCATCGTGATGGCTCCTGACGTCTTCTGCGTGTTCGGGTCGGGCTCGGGCGTGGCGGCGCGCTGCGCGGCCGACTCCTCCGCCCAGACGCGGGCGTACGACTTCGCCCCGTCGACGGCGGACGGCGTGGTCTCGCTGATGGCCGGCTCGCTGTCGGCGATCGTGCCCTCGGCCGGCTCGCTCTCGGCGGTCGTGCCCTCGGCCGGCTCGCCCTCGACGGGCTCGTCCGCAGCGGGCTCGTCCTCTGCGGACTCGTCCTCGTCGGACTCATCGACGGCGTGGGGGGCGTCCTTCTCCGG
The Microbacterium sp. JZ31 genome window above contains:
- a CDS encoding MinD/ParA family ATP-binding protein, producing the protein MKITTDPDDNPTEGEDHGVLAEGGLDTTAIGIMGPGTAQVRVVLPQVLEEPDDEVVDDEIEPGDLRSGGIVIELPAEEIAEAAEAVDRAREAGEEPAFTGEIVEDVVDAVRDHLAERDQAPADDEVIDVVVVPEESAAQDHDQDESDADEDVVDEHADGGHVEDAFFEDEPSHDEPVADADEAFVEDEPARDDTADASTEDQRIEDGYVEEEPVAPEDRAALAESDASADEDQEPAGEDRRASDDPHVDGWRAAAAELAAEHAVRPVPAEPEKDAPHAVDESDEDESAEDEPAADEPVEGEPAEGTTAESEPAEGTIADSEPAISETTPSAVDGAKSYARVWAEESAAQRAATPEPDPNTQKTSGAITMSARRLEDLGKNAERESSDLLTADRVLNPHRVAKAAPEGAWSEFVYGLTGGRINLGDSRKVRARKALEARVAAPLSGETRFVPILSRKGGVGKTTITTLLGMALADGREDRVIAIDANPDRGTLADRIGKRTDKTVRDLVHKAGEIRGFNDISRFVARDETRLDVLASDPDPRIAEAFGEDDYRRVADVAEHFYSLVLTDTGTGIIHSVMNATLAHADQLIIVTGLNLDEVRLASETITWLESNGYEQLARDAIVVLNQQSEGAPMVRLSELEVHFGSRVRSVVHLPYDRALATGSAIVYRDLQPATREAARDLAARVVDGLRESRSA
- the def gene encoding peptide deformylase, which gives rise to MTAREIRLYGDPVLRTPAAEIQTIDEGVRALVQDLLDSVALPGRAGVAAPQIGVGVRAFSYNVDDEIGYILNPRIVEVRGEPQPTGEGCLSVPGLWHDTPRHPYARAEGIDLDGKPVVLEGEGLMAQMLQHETDHLDGVVYLQRLTKEERAKAMKAVRESDWF
- a CDS encoding AMP-dependent synthetase/ligase — encoded protein: MIEFSTPAIVPADPEANVADLLVERARATPDRPIFAVPEGDGWRDVTAAEFERQVIALAKGFVAAGIQPGEKIGFLAKTTYEWTLVDFALFYAGAVMVPVYETSSPSQIQWILSDSGAVNLIVETAAHHESYQSVADELPLIRSVWRLDEGLIAKLTADGQAIEDAEIERRRGLANGSDIATIIYTSGSTGRPRGCVLTHSNFVELSRNATEALSEVVHAPGASTVLFITTAHVFARFMSILYIHAGVKTGHEPNTKNLVKTLGSFKPTLLLAVPRVFEKVYNSAEQKTESEGKGRIFRAAAKTAIEHSRRLQDGEKIGLGLKLRFALFDKLVYGKLRALMGGRVTHAVSGSAPLGARLGHFFHSLGITILEGYGLTETTAPATVNLPRLSKVGTVGPTLPGVGIRVADDGEIQVKGINVFREYWQNAEATAAAFDGEWFRTGDLGAFDADGYLSITGRKKEIIVTAGGKNVAPAALEDPIRANPIVGQVVVVGDQKPFISALVTLDPEMLPAWLATHGESPDLTLEQAAKNATVRAEVQRAIDEANTRVSRAESIRKFVILGTEWTEATGHLTPKLSIKRAEIKKDFAHEIEDLYAAKDATTNLSVAG
- the pknB gene encoding Stk1 family PASTA domain-containing Ser/Thr kinase; protein product: MSTSQQVDPLIGRLVDGRYRVRARIARGGMATVYVATDLRLERRVALKVMHGHLSDDSVFQSRFIQEARSAARLSDPHVVNVFDQGQDGELAYLVMEYLPGITLRELLKEQRRLTVTQTITIMDAVLSGLAAAHRAGLIHRDVKPENVLLAEDGRIKIGDFGLARASSANTATGQQLLGTIAYLAPELVTRGTADARSDIYALGILLYEMLAGEQPYKGEQPMQIAFQHATDSVPRPSVKNPGVPEQLDELVLWATEKNPDERPSDAQEMLERLREIERELGIAPLPTRSAPAFETRVLPSEAGASGATKILPGGLVSTGEITGEVGDTGPVEETDNASRLRRRAEQRKRRGGLLIALVLLLAAAAGGIGWWFGSGPGSQVQVPDVAGMTFAEAQQLLADVELVAVEDSDDDPYVPAGQAIRTEPEIGTPTDKGGDVRVFISTGPAEVTLDSFEGLALADAQALLDERVITYDDAENLLLFSDAPAEQVIGLDIIPAGTEERVDCFEGCTVHEGDVADFVVSLGPLPASAGMPITDAQSALEDAGLAVTVTKEFSGDRPADTVLRIEPRAEEGNWRPGDEITLVQSLGPLPEVAGMPAAQAVQTLRDAGLEPSVTEEYSNSVALDAVIRVEPRAEAGNWRPGDRITVVRSLGVQLFEVPNVVGLTRDEAVAALSEHFEVSGVVFPWNIAVNDLTEVKSQSVPGGERHPQGTAVEIAIDVRD
- a CDS encoding lysophospholipid acyltransferase family protein, whose translation is MFYWLMKYIVVGPIVKAIFRPWIIGAENIPPVGGAILASNHLSVADSIFLPLMIERPMTFLAKSEYFTGRGLKGWATKWFMKGTGQIPIDRSGGSASEAALNTALQVLGREELLGIYPEGTRSPDGILYRGRTGIARMAMEAKVPVLPVVMVDTDTMMPIGRTIPRIMRVGIVIGEPLDFTRYEGMENDRYVLRSVTDEIMVALQQLGGQRYRDVYASSEKSKRTTVDDAVAEPVVDASSAPARD
- a CDS encoding class II 3-deoxy-7-phosphoheptulonate synthase, yielding MHSTARLDPSALDAWRSLPIKQQPEWPDYAEVERVSAELAQQPPLVFAGEVDSLKDRLAQAASGRAFLLQGGDCAETFAGATADKIRNRVKTLLQMAVVLTYGASMPVIKMGRMAGQFAKPRSSDMETRGDVTLPAYRGDIANGYDFTAVSRTPDPQRLLKAYHTSASTLNLIRAFTQGGFADLREVHSWNKGFAENPANQRYERLAAEIDRAIKFMEAAGADFDELKRVEFYTGHEGLLMDYERPLTRIDSRTGTPYNTSAHFVWIGERTRDLDGAHVDYFSRIRNPIGVKLGPTTSPDTALALIDKLDPEREPGRLTFITRMGAGKIRDALPPLLEAVKDSGAKPLWVTDPMHGNGITTPTGYKTRRFDDVIDEVRGFFEAHRAVGTFPGGIHVELTGDDVTECLGGSEQIDEATLATRYESLCDPRLNHMQSLELAFLVAEELEKR